In the Telopea speciosissima isolate NSW1024214 ecotype Mountain lineage chromosome 2, Tspe_v1, whole genome shotgun sequence genome, one interval contains:
- the LOC122653236 gene encoding glycerol kinase-like: MSKEAFIGSIDQGTTSTRFIIYDQSCKAVSSHQAEFSQIFPQAGWVEHNPMEILESVRFCMAKAIDKATADGHNVDSGLKAIGVTNQRETAVVWSKSTGLPLYNAIVWMDVRTSPICRRLEEQFPEGRNHFVGTCGLPISTYFSAVKFLWLLENVDAVKKAMDSGDALFGTIDTWLIWNLTGGSGSVDPSKNSVTGVHVTDVSNASRTMLMNLQTLEWDKPTLEAFGIPIGVLPKIVSNSEIIGNVANGWATAGVPIAGCLGDQHAAMMGQACRKGEAKSTFGTGAFILLNTGEEIIKSNHGLLSTVAFKLGPKAPTNYALEGSIAIAGAAVQWLRDSLGIIKTAPEVEDLAKKVENSGGIYFVPAFNGLFAPWWKDDARGVLVGITRFTNNSHIARAVLESICFQVNDVLESMHKDSKEKAGANDGEFLLRVDGGASANNLLMQIQADLLGSSVVRPSDIETTALGAAYAAGLAVGVWTEDEIFSTEKRQAKATTFHPKLQGEERKKKSESWCKAVTRSFDLASLSL, encoded by the exons ATGTCTAAAGAAGCCTTTATAGGATCGATTGATCAAGGAACGACCAGTACGAGATTCATAATCTATGATCAGTCTTGTAAGGCTGTTAGTTCTCACCAGGCTGAGTTCTCTCAGATATTTCCTCAAGCAGG ATGGGTTGAACATAATCCGATGGAGATTCTGGAGAGCGTGCGGTTTTGTATGGCGAAGGCTATTGACAAGGCGACAGCAGATGGACACAACGTGGATAGTGGATTAAAAGCGATTGGCGTTACGAACCAGAGAGAGACGGCGGTTGTCTGGAGTAAATCCACTGGTCTACCTCTTTATAATGCTATTGTTTGGATGGATGTTCGAACCAGTCCTATCTGCAG GAGATTAGAGGAACAATTTCCAGAGGGGAGAAACCATTTCGTGGGGACATGTGGCTTGCCTATTAGCACTTATTTCAGTGCAGTTAAATTTCTATGGCTGTTAGAAAATGTTGATGCTGTTAAGAAAGCTATGGACTCAGGGGATGCTCTGTTTGGGACAATTGACACTTGGTTGATCTGGAACCTCACTGGGGGTTCTGGTAGTGTAGACCCATCCAAGAATTCGGTGACTGGTGTGCATGTCACTGATGTATCAAATGCATCTCGAACAATGCTCATGAACCTCCAGACTCTTGAATGGGATAAACCCACATTAGAGGCATTTGGGATACCCATTGGAGTACTTCCCAAGATTGTCAGCAATTCCGAAATTATTGGAAATGTTGCGAACGGATGGGCAACTGCCGGTGTTCCAATTGCAGGCTGCCTCGGTGACCAACATGCAGCAATGATGGGTCAGGCCTGCCGGAAAGGGGAGGCAAAGAGCACCTTTGGAACTGGTGCCTTCATACTTCTTAACACTGGTGAAGAGATTATTAAATCGAATCATGGTCTCCTGAGCACTGTTGCATTCAAACTTGGTCCTAAAGCGCCGACGAATTATGCATTGGAAGGCTCCATTGCGATTGCCGGAGCAGCAGTTCAGTGGCTCAGAGACAGCCTTGGCATTATTAAGACTGCCCCAGAAGTTGAAGATTTGGCAAAGAAAGTTGAGAATTCAGGTGGGATCTATTTTGTGCCAGCGTTCAATGGGTTGTTTGCTCCGTGGTGGAAAGATGATGCGAGAGGTGTACTGGTTGGGATCACAAGGTTCACAAACAATTCACATATTGCTCGAGCTGTGCTTGAGAGTATATGTTTTCAGGTGAATGATGTGTTGGAATCAATGCACAAGGATTCAAAGGAGAAGGCTGGAGCTAATGATGGGGAATTTTTGCTCAGGGTTGATGGTGGTGCATCTGCCAACAACCTCCTGATGCAGATTCAg GCGGATTTATTGGGGAGTTCAGTGGTACGACCGAGTGATATAGAGACAACTGCTCTAGGGGCAGCCTATGCAGCAGGCTTGGCTGTGGGTGTTTGGACAGAAGATGaaattttctccacagaaaAGCGGCAAGCAAAAGCAACCACTTTCCACCCGAAACTccaaggggaagagaggaagaagaagtctgAGTCCTGGTGCAAGGCTGTGACAAGAAGTTTTGATTTGGCAAGCCTTTCCCTTTAG